A window of Metabacillus sp. B2-18 contains these coding sequences:
- the fliS gene encoding flagellar export chaperone FliS gives MAINNPYSAYQQNAVATATPGEITLMLYNGCIKFISQASKAIEDSNIQEKNTNIQKAQKIITELMITLNKDFEVSKKFEVMYEYMNHRLVEANIKNDQSILKEVENYAIEFRDTWKQVIQINRQKQHGQGGQA, from the coding sequence GTGGCAATCAATAATCCGTATTCAGCCTATCAACAAAATGCAGTAGCAACAGCAACGCCAGGTGAAATTACGCTAATGCTTTATAACGGATGTATCAAATTTATTTCTCAAGCATCAAAAGCAATAGAAGATTCAAATATTCAAGAAAAAAATACAAACATTCAAAAAGCCCAGAAAATTATTACAGAGTTAATGATCACTCTAAATAAAGATTTTGAAGTCTCTAAAAAATTTGAAGTTATGTATGAATATATGAATCATCGATTAGTAGAAGCTAATATTAAGAATGACCAATCTATTTTAAAAGAAGTAGAAAACTATGCTATAGAGTTTCGGGACACCTGGAAACAGGTCATTCAAATTAACCGTCAAAAACAGCATGGCCAAGGTGGACAGGCTTAG
- the rbsD gene encoding D-ribose pyranase — MKKQGILNSHISEILSRLGHTDTIVIADCGLPIPDETVRIDLSLKQGDPSFLKTLKVILEDMEVEKITLAEEISEQNPEVEKQTLSLLDEEVNKEYVSHEKLKEKCKSAKAIIRTGEVTPYANIILHAGVIFK, encoded by the coding sequence TTGAAGAAGCAAGGAATTCTTAATAGTCATATATCTGAAATACTTTCAAGGCTAGGTCATACAGATACGATTGTGATTGCAGATTGTGGTCTGCCAATCCCTGATGAGACAGTTCGAATTGACTTATCTCTTAAACAAGGTGATCCATCTTTTCTTAAAACTTTGAAGGTCATTCTAGAGGATATGGAGGTTGAAAAAATCACTTTAGCAGAAGAGATTTCTGAGCAGAATCCTGAAGTTGAAAAACAAACTCTAAGTTTACTAGATGAAGAGGTTAATAAAGAGTATGTATCACATGAGAAATTAAAAGAAAAGTGTAAAAGTGCAAAGGCGATTATCCGAACGGGGGAAGTAACTCCTTATGCCAATATCATTTTACATGCGGGAGTGATTTTTAAATGA
- a CDS encoding YjfB family protein: MEVSFSLSKAQASLGQKVSLALAKKTLDNVEQKGQQTVEMLKASHPTLGKSIDIKA; this comes from the coding sequence ATGGAAGTTTCTTTTTCATTAAGTAAAGCTCAGGCTTCACTAGGACAAAAAGTTAGTCTTGCTTTAGCAAAGAAAACTTTGGATAATGTTGAACAAAAAGGTCAACAAACAGTTGAAATGCTTAAAGCTTCCCATCCTACATTAGGCAAGTCTATTGATATAAAGGCTTGA
- the hag gene encoding flagellin Hag — protein MIIQHNISALNTHNQLSKSNQSQLKSMEKLSSGLRINRAGDDAAGLAISEKMRGQIRGLDQASRNAQDGISLIQTAEGALNEVHSILQRMREITVQAANDTNTTEDKNQIQNEIHQLTREISKIGNTTEFNNQKLLIGDGSIASSSTFTFQIGANEGQNIELQIRDMRSQALGLTSVSGSTWEGYPVSSPIGTVYYNSVPIELGSDSTTENELTLQVNDQDSANSSMVIIDHAIKIVSEERSKLGAYQNRLEHSINNLMTTSENLTASESRIRDSDMAKEIMNQTKQSILSQAGQAMLSQANQIPQGVLQLLR, from the coding sequence ATGATTATTCAACATAATATTTCAGCATTAAACACACATAATCAGCTCTCAAAAAGTAATCAATCTCAGTTAAAATCGATGGAAAAATTATCATCAGGTTTACGCATTAATAGAGCTGGTGATGACGCCGCGGGTTTGGCTATCTCTGAAAAAATGAGAGGACAAATTAGGGGGCTAGACCAAGCTTCCCGTAATGCTCAGGATGGAATTTCACTTATTCAAACAGCAGAGGGTGCACTAAATGAGGTCCACTCTATACTTCAAAGAATGAGAGAAATTACTGTACAAGCTGCTAACGATACAAACACGACTGAGGACAAAAATCAAATTCAGAATGAAATTCATCAGTTAACGAGAGAGATTAGCAAGATTGGAAACACAACAGAGTTTAACAATCAGAAACTGTTAATTGGTGATGGCTCTATAGCAAGTTCTTCTACTTTTACTTTTCAAATTGGAGCTAACGAAGGACAAAATATAGAACTACAGATACGAGACATGAGGAGTCAGGCGCTAGGATTAACTTCTGTATCAGGATCAACATGGGAAGGCTATCCTGTCTCAAGTCCCATCGGAACTGTATATTATAATTCTGTACCGATTGAACTTGGGAGTGATTCAACAACAGAAAATGAACTTACTTTACAGGTTAACGACCAGGATTCTGCAAACTCTTCTATGGTAATTATCGACCATGCAATCAAAATTGTTTCTGAAGAACGAAGTAAGTTAGGTGCCTATCAAAACCGGTTAGAACATTCTATTAATAACCTAATGACAACATCAGAAAATTTAACAGCATCTGAATCCAGAATTAGGGATTCAGACATGGCAAAAGAAATCATGAATCAAACAAAACAATCAATTCTCTCTCAAGCGGGACAAGCCATGTTGTCTCAAGCAAACCAGATCCCCCAAGGTGTTTTACAGTTACTAAGATAA
- the flaG gene encoding flagellar protein FlaG, with protein sequence MQRSVFMSIDKITSQPALHNTELTYQTVEKKDSEVKTEIGKNVKQDEESLKKIIKGLNDFLKPTNTHIKFQLHDELNEYYVTVVNDQTNEVIKEIPSKKILDIYSEMTEFMGILFDKKI encoded by the coding sequence ATTCAGAGGAGTGTTTTTATGTCTATCGACAAAATTACTTCACAGCCAGCACTTCACAACACAGAACTAACATACCAGACTGTAGAGAAAAAAGATTCAGAAGTAAAAACTGAAATAGGAAAGAATGTGAAACAGGATGAAGAGAGTTTAAAGAAAATTATTAAAGGATTAAACGATTTTCTAAAGCCAACTAACACTCATATTAAATTTCAACTTCATGATGAATTAAATGAATACTATGTAACAGTTGTGAATGACCAAACAAATGAAGTAATTAAAGAAATACCCTCAAAAAAAATACTTGATATATATTCGGAAATGACAGAATTTATGGGTATTCTGTTTGATAAAAAAATATAG
- a CDS encoding ABC transporter permease subunit has translation MNSKSITSKLQKLGPLVGLLIITIILSIVSPNFMTVDNILNVLRQVSINALIAFGMTFVILTGGIDLSVGSILALASAVTASMLASGMDPILAILVGLLAGAIMGAINGFIITKGKVAPFIATLATMTVFRGLTLVYTDGRPITGLSSSELFVLMGKGYVGWVPVPVIWMLITYAILYFILKKTTFGRRVYAIGGNEEAAILSGIRTDRVKIWIYSITGLLSALAGIILSSRLNSAQPTAGASYELDAIAAVVLGGTSLSGGRGWIFGTLVGALIIGVLNNGLNIMNVSSFYQQVVKGGVILLAVLLDRKKAA, from the coding sequence ATGAACTCAAAATCTATTACATCAAAACTGCAAAAGTTAGGACCACTTGTTGGTTTACTTATTATCACAATCATTCTTTCTATTGTGAGTCCAAATTTTATGACAGTAGATAATATTTTAAATGTTTTACGTCAAGTTTCGATTAATGCACTTATTGCTTTTGGTATGACCTTTGTCATTTTGACAGGTGGAATTGATTTATCAGTTGGTTCCATTTTAGCGTTAGCGTCAGCAGTAACAGCGAGTATGCTAGCTAGCGGCATGGATCCGATTTTAGCTATTTTAGTAGGGTTATTAGCTGGTGCGATTATGGGTGCCATCAATGGATTTATTATTACAAAAGGTAAGGTTGCACCGTTTATCGCAACTCTTGCAACAATGACGGTGTTCCGCGGATTAACTCTTGTTTATACAGATGGTCGACCAATTACAGGTTTGTCTAGCAGTGAGTTGTTCGTGTTAATGGGAAAAGGGTATGTAGGCTGGGTTCCAGTGCCGGTTATTTGGATGTTAATAACATATGCGATTTTATATTTTATCTTAAAGAAAACTACTTTTGGTCGCAGAGTTTATGCGATTGGCGGTAATGAGGAAGCAGCTATTTTATCCGGTATTCGAACCGATCGTGTAAAAATTTGGATTTACTCCATTACAGGTTTACTGTCAGCGTTAGCTGGAATTATTCTTTCATCACGATTAAATTCTGCACAACCAACAGCTGGTGCTTCATATGAGCTTGATGCAATTGCTGCGGTTGTTCTTGGAGGAACAAGTCTTTCTGGTGGTCGTGGTTGGATTTTTGGAACATTGGTTGGTGCACTGATTATCGGTGTTCTAAACAATGGTTTAAATATTATGAATGTGAGCTCCTTTTACCAACAAGTCGTTAAAGGAGGTGTTATTTTACTAGCTGTACTGCTTGATCGTAAGAAAGCTGCTTAA
- the rbsK gene encoding ribokinase, giving the protein MEKRKVTVIGSINMDLVTKTEVIPKVGETVMGESFFTIPGGKGANQAVAAARLGAEVTLIGCVGNDMFGKDLLEHLEKESIILNNVEPVTHVSTGTATITLSKGDNSIIVVSGANFEVTPEMVMKNESVIADSDVVLLQLEIPLDSVMEAAKLAKKHNKTVILNPAPIQALPKELLGLVDYLTPNEHEQELLLAANSLAPDELEEIKSKCIVTKGPEGVFIYDQGESQIKGFKVEAVDTTGAGDSFNGALAVSLSEGIDIKEACRFANAVGALSVTKLGAQSGMPTKEEVERFLQQREDDKS; this is encoded by the coding sequence ATGGAGAAACGGAAGGTAACGGTCATAGGAAGCATCAATATGGATCTTGTAACAAAGACAGAGGTTATACCTAAAGTTGGAGAAACGGTTATGGGAGAATCCTTTTTCACGATTCCTGGTGGAAAAGGAGCGAACCAAGCCGTTGCTGCAGCGAGACTGGGAGCTGAGGTAACCTTAATAGGTTGTGTTGGAAACGATATGTTTGGAAAGGATCTACTTGAACATCTTGAAAAAGAAAGCATTATTTTGAATAATGTGGAACCGGTTACACATGTGTCGACTGGGACAGCAACTATTACTTTATCTAAAGGAGACAACAGCATTATCGTTGTTTCGGGAGCAAATTTTGAGGTAACTCCTGAAATGGTAATGAAAAATGAAAGCGTTATTGCGGACAGTGATGTTGTTCTTCTACAGTTGGAAATTCCGCTAGATAGTGTAATGGAAGCTGCGAAACTAGCAAAAAAACACAATAAAACGGTGATCTTAAACCCGGCACCTATTCAGGCTTTACCAAAAGAGCTTTTAGGCTTAGTAGATTATTTGACTCCTAATGAACATGAGCAGGAATTGCTTCTTGCTGCTAATAGTCTAGCGCCTGATGAGTTAGAGGAAATCAAGTCAAAGTGTATTGTAACGAAGGGACCTGAGGGTGTGTTTATCTACGATCAGGGTGAAAGTCAAATTAAAGGATTCAAGGTAGAAGCAGTAGATACAACTGGTGCAGGAGATTCTTTTAATGGAGCATTAGCCGTTTCACTAAGTGAAGGAATTGACATAAAAGAAGCATGTAGGTTTGCAAACGCGGTTGGTGCGCTTTCTGTTACGAAGTTAGGTGCACAATCGGGGATGCCGACAAAAGAAGAAGTTGAACGTTTTTTACAGCAAAGAGAGGATGACAAAAGTTGA
- the hpf gene encoding ribosome hibernation-promoting factor, HPF/YfiA family yields MRYNVRGENIEITPALREYAEKKIGKLERYFEESVDANVNINLKYYNEQESKIEVTIPMTDLVLRAEENHQDMYAAIDLVVNKLERQIRKHKTKVNRKLREQGAPKFVFSNYQPENEVQEEVDEQEEVVRTKRFNLKPMDSEEAILQMDMLGHNFFVYTDAKTNKTNVVYKRKDGKYGLIEPHV; encoded by the coding sequence ATGAGATATAACGTCAGAGGGGAAAACATTGAAATAACTCCAGCATTAAGAGAATATGCAGAAAAGAAAATTGGTAAGCTTGAGAGATACTTTGAAGAGTCTGTTGATGCCAATGTGAACATCAACCTTAAGTATTATAATGAGCAAGAATCTAAAATTGAGGTAACGATTCCTATGACAGATCTTGTGTTACGTGCTGAGGAAAATCACCAGGACATGTACGCAGCAATCGATCTTGTTGTTAATAAATTAGAACGTCAAATTCGTAAGCATAAAACAAAAGTGAACCGTAAGCTTCGTGAACAAGGAGCTCCTAAGTTTGTGTTTAGTAATTATCAACCTGAAAATGAAGTTCAAGAAGAAGTAGACGAGCAAGAAGAAGTGGTTCGTACGAAGCGCTTTAACCTTAAGCCAATGGACAGTGAGGAAGCGATTCTTCAGATGGACATGTTGGGTCATAATTTCTTCGTTTATACGGATGCGAAGACGAATAAAACAAATGTTGTTTATAAACGAAAAGATGGGAAATACGGCTTAATTGAGCCACATGTATAA
- the rbsB gene encoding ribose ABC transporter substrate-binding protein RbsB, which yields MKNMFKSILFFAFAMILLVGCSTEAPGASSESSSDEGASDDGSVKVGLSISTLNNPFFVTLKEGAEEQAKAKGIEIVVVDAQNDSAKQVSDIEDLIQQGVDVLLVNPTDSAAVSAAIESANSADVPVITLDRSAEGGEVVAHIASDNVAGGKMAGDFILEQLGSEGKVVEIEGIPGSSAARERGEGFHQSVDAVDTIEVAAKQTADFDRAKGLTVMENILQGNKDIQAVFAHNDEMALGALQAIEAAGLSDIVVVGFDATEDAVKAVEDGRLAATVAQKPALIGQKGIDTAIQVANGETVEEFIPVELELVK from the coding sequence ATGAAAAACATGTTTAAAAGTATTTTATTTTTCGCATTTGCTATGATTTTATTAGTAGGATGTTCAACTGAAGCACCTGGCGCATCTTCAGAAAGTTCATCTGATGAGGGCGCTAGCGATGATGGTTCAGTGAAGGTTGGATTATCGATTTCTACACTAAATAACCCATTCTTTGTTACATTAAAAGAAGGTGCTGAAGAACAAGCAAAAGCTAAAGGAATTGAAATCGTTGTTGTTGACGCACAAAATGATTCAGCAAAACAAGTAAGTGATATCGAGGATTTAATCCAACAAGGTGTTGATGTATTACTAGTAAACCCAACGGACTCAGCAGCTGTATCTGCCGCAATTGAATCAGCAAACAGTGCAGATGTACCTGTTATTACGTTAGATCGAAGTGCAGAAGGTGGAGAAGTTGTTGCTCATATTGCATCTGACAACGTTGCAGGTGGAAAAATGGCTGGAGACTTCATTTTAGAACAGCTTGGTAGTGAAGGAAAAGTAGTCGAAATCGAAGGGATTCCTGGTTCATCAGCAGCACGTGAAAGAGGAGAAGGCTTCCACCAATCTGTTGATGCAGTAGATACAATTGAAGTAGCTGCAAAGCAAACAGCAGACTTTGACCGTGCGAAGGGGTTAACAGTTATGGAAAATATCCTTCAAGGAAACAAAGATATTCAAGCGGTATTCGCTCATAACGATGAAATGGCACTAGGCGCACTTCAAGCAATCGAAGCAGCAGGATTATCAGATATCGTTGTTGTAGGCTTTGACGCAACAGAAGATGCAGTAAAAGCTGTTGAAGACGGGCGCTTAGCTGCAACAGTAGCCCAAAAACCAGCACTCATCGGTCAAAAAGGAATCGACACAGCTATTCAAGTAGCGAATGGAGAAACAGTAGAAGAGTTTATTCCTGTTGAACTTGAATTAGTAAAATAA
- a CDS encoding sugar ABC transporter ATP-binding protein: protein MSKTPLAQMKGISKAFSGNVVLEGVEFEIMPGEVHALMGENGAGKSTLMKILTGIYERDAGTVYMNGKEVHFKNAKEAENAGIAVIHQELNIIPYLSVTDNMFLGKELTYSKFGIVKHKEMKQKTKEYLNRLGIEIDPDIEAGELSVGQQQMIEIARAVAANMDVLIMDEPTAALTDREIEALFKVIRSLRDEGVGIVYISHRMEEIFQICDRISVLRDGQFIGVKEIPKTNFDEIVKMMVGRQLGDRFPERKTTLGPERLNIENFTCKGKFENISFSVKQGEILGVAGLMGAGRTEIMEAIFGYRHKQSGKVIIDGKEVSIKSAYDAIQQGIGFITEDRKSEGLVLGLSVRENFSLTNLGRISKKSVISSKTEESFVDDLIQKLHVKTASRELPVKSLSGGNQQKIVIGKWIGIEPKILILDEPTRGVDVGAKKEIYQLMNQLTEQGVAIIMVSSELAEILGMSDRILVIREGKLSTTLLREEADQEKIMQAATGGNES, encoded by the coding sequence ATGAGCAAAACTCCTTTAGCTCAGATGAAAGGAATTTCTAAGGCTTTCTCAGGTAACGTAGTACTTGAAGGTGTAGAGTTTGAAATTATGCCAGGTGAAGTACATGCTTTAATGGGTGAGAATGGTGCAGGAAAATCAACGCTGATGAAGATCTTAACAGGAATTTATGAGCGTGATGCAGGCACTGTTTATATGAATGGTAAGGAAGTGCATTTTAAAAATGCAAAGGAAGCTGAAAATGCAGGAATTGCCGTGATTCATCAGGAGCTAAATATTATTCCGTATTTATCCGTTACAGACAATATGTTTCTAGGAAAGGAACTTACATACAGCAAATTTGGCATTGTAAAGCATAAAGAGATGAAACAAAAAACGAAGGAATATTTAAATCGACTTGGAATTGAAATTGATCCTGATATAGAGGCAGGAGAGCTATCTGTTGGTCAACAACAAATGATCGAGATTGCTAGAGCTGTTGCGGCTAATATGGATGTTCTTATCATGGATGAACCAACAGCCGCATTAACGGATCGAGAAATCGAAGCGTTGTTTAAGGTTATTCGTTCATTAAGGGATGAAGGGGTTGGAATTGTTTATATTTCACACCGAATGGAGGAAATCTTCCAAATTTGTGACCGCATTTCTGTATTACGGGACGGTCAGTTCATTGGTGTAAAAGAAATTCCGAAAACAAACTTTGATGAAATTGTCAAAATGATGGTTGGCCGTCAATTAGGTGATCGTTTTCCAGAAAGAAAAACAACACTTGGTCCTGAGCGATTAAACATTGAAAACTTCACTTGCAAAGGAAAATTTGAAAATATTTCTTTCTCAGTTAAACAAGGAGAAATTCTTGGAGTTGCTGGCTTAATGGGAGCTGGTAGAACAGAGATTATGGAAGCAATCTTTGGCTATCGTCATAAGCAAAGTGGGAAAGTGATAATCGATGGAAAAGAAGTATCCATCAAATCAGCTTATGATGCGATTCAACAAGGAATTGGTTTTATAACAGAAGATCGAAAAAGTGAAGGTTTAGTACTTGGCTTGTCTGTTCGTGAAAATTTCTCACTAACAAATTTAGGGAGAATTTCTAAAAAAAGTGTGATTTCGTCTAAGACAGAAGAGTCATTTGTTGATGATTTAATACAAAAATTACACGTTAAAACAGCTAGTCGTGAGCTCCCAGTGAAGTCTCTGAGTGGTGGAAATCAACAGAAAATCGTGATTGGCAAATGGATTGGTATAGAGCCAAAGATCTTGATTCTGGATGAGCCAACAAGAGGTGTTGATGTTGGGGCGAAAAAAGAAATCTATCAACTGATGAATCAGCTTACAGAACAAGGGGTAGCGATCATTATGGTCTCTTCGGAACTAGCAGAAATTCTTGGAATGAGTGATCGAATTCTTGTTATCCGTGAAGGAAAGTTATCGACAACTCTTTTAAGAGAAGAAGCAGATCAAGAAAAAATTATGCAAGCAGCTACTGGGGGGAATGAATCATGA
- a CDS encoding LacI family DNA-binding transcriptional regulator, which yields MITIKDVAKEAEVSVATVSRVLNNNGYVNEETRKKVEDAIKKLEYTPNAVARSLYKKQSRTIALIVPNITNPFFPEVARAIEDVMSSKDYTLILCNSDDQEEKEKKYFDMLRQKYVDGVIIVTSTLKPMHIVKNKIPIVAVDRFIDKDIPYVSVDNMKGARQAVQHLKAIGCQRIAHIRGPEDLPIAEERYQGYLKEVQHEAWFDENLVLNGNFNIKLATEQTKKLLIENSDIDGIFAGNDYMALGVIKAALELDKRIPEDLSVIGFDGINLAKLTNPELTTIAQPIYQIGYKAAEILLDLIEGKPIQEYSHRLDVTLNIGQSTKR from the coding sequence TTGATTACAATTAAAGATGTAGCAAAAGAAGCAGAAGTCTCCGTTGCAACTGTTTCAAGAGTTTTAAACAATAATGGATATGTGAATGAAGAAACGCGTAAGAAAGTGGAAGATGCGATTAAAAAGCTAGAGTATACGCCGAATGCGGTGGCTCGTAGTTTATATAAGAAGCAATCAAGAACGATTGCTTTGATTGTTCCAAATATCACGAATCCCTTTTTCCCTGAGGTTGCTCGTGCAATTGAGGATGTGATGAGTAGCAAGGACTACACATTGATTCTTTGTAATTCGGATGATCAAGAGGAAAAAGAGAAAAAGTATTTTGATATGTTAAGACAAAAATATGTGGATGGCGTCATTATTGTGACAAGTACTTTAAAGCCGATGCATATTGTGAAAAATAAAATTCCAATTGTGGCTGTTGACCGTTTTATCGATAAAGATATTCCTTATGTGTCGGTAGACAATATGAAGGGTGCAAGGCAAGCAGTTCAGCACTTAAAGGCCATAGGGTGTCAAAGGATTGCTCATATTCGTGGTCCTGAAGATTTACCGATAGCCGAAGAAAGGTATCAGGGGTATTTAAAAGAAGTTCAACATGAAGCTTGGTTTGATGAAAATCTGGTTTTGAATGGTAATTTTAATATTAAGCTAGCAACTGAGCAAACAAAGAAGTTATTAATAGAAAACAGCGATATTGATGGGATTTTTGCTGGAAATGACTATATGGCATTAGGTGTTATTAAGGCTGCTCTTGAGTTGGACAAAAGAATTCCAGAGGACTTATCAGTCATTGGCTTTGATGGCATTAATCTTGCTAAATTAACGAACCCTGAGCTTACGACAATTGCTCAGCCGATTTATCAAATAGGCTACAAAGCAGCAGAAATTTTATTAGATTTAATCGAAGGTAAACCAATACAAGAGTATAGTCATCGATTGGATGTTACGTTGAATATCGGTCAGTCTACAAAAAGATGA
- a CDS encoding flagellar hook-associated protein 2 codes for MVRIGGLASGMDIDTLVSDLMKAERIPLDKLTQKKQLLEWQRDDYRSMNTLLSDFDKYIFDNMSLQKEFLKKTVTSSMPSAVTATANANAGNVNTSIVVSKLATSTNWISNSAITYDQNTFASDTVIQLKVTNGDGTQSMVTNSDGTKSDVIELTIKAGSTLEDVLKQLSSKKELGINVFSENGKVVMSKNDTGNGASITIANEAANTLFSKLGFQETNNTVPYTLTATTTGDNAEFTINGLATDRSSNKFTINDVTYTLNDVTNGKTATISVSNDTDNMVDKIVQFVSKYNELIEKINGEVSEARYRSYQPLSDEEKESMTEKQIELWEEKAKSGLLKNDSVLSSSLNKMRTALYTPYTGTGANTDYNQLAEIGIKTSNYRDNGKLIIDETKLREAITNDPNAVFQMFSGATRITTTAADGTTTTKDSTVQSELGLTKRLRNIINDTVAGIEKKAGKLTSTNQQFSIGRNIVDLDSQISRFQDRLTQIENRYWNQFTAMEQAIQKANSQSNYLMQQFA; via the coding sequence ATGGTTCGAATAGGTGGATTAGCTAGTGGTATGGATATCGATACACTAGTTAGTGATTTAATGAAAGCAGAAAGAATTCCTCTTGATAAACTAACTCAAAAAAAACAATTACTTGAATGGCAGCGAGATGATTATCGTAGCATGAATACCCTTTTAAGTGACTTTGATAAGTATATTTTTGATAATATGTCACTTCAAAAGGAATTTCTAAAGAAGACTGTAACAAGTTCTATGCCTAGTGCAGTAACTGCTACAGCTAATGCGAATGCAGGAAATGTTAATACTTCAATTGTAGTAAGTAAGTTAGCTACTTCTACAAATTGGATTTCCAACTCTGCAATAACTTATGATCAAAACACATTTGCGTCAGATACTGTGATACAATTAAAGGTTACAAATGGTGATGGTACTCAATCAATGGTAACCAATAGTGACGGTACGAAATCAGATGTTATTGAATTAACTATTAAAGCGGGCTCCACCTTAGAGGATGTCTTAAAGCAGCTGTCAAGCAAAAAAGAATTAGGTATCAATGTATTTTCTGAAAATGGTAAAGTAGTTATGTCAAAAAATGATACTGGAAATGGTGCCTCTATAACTATAGCAAACGAAGCTGCAAATACACTATTTAGTAAATTAGGCTTCCAGGAAACGAATAACACGGTTCCGTATACTCTTACTGCTACAACAACAGGGGATAATGCAGAATTTACAATAAATGGACTAGCAACAGATAGATCTAGCAACAAATTTACGATTAATGATGTCACATACACATTAAATGATGTAACAAATGGAAAAACTGCAACTATCTCTGTTTCGAATGATACTGATAATATGGTAGATAAAATCGTCCAGTTTGTAAGCAAATACAATGAATTAATTGAGAAAATAAATGGGGAAGTCAGTGAAGCGAGATACCGAAGTTATCAACCACTTTCAGATGAAGAAAAAGAGTCAATGACAGAGAAACAAATTGAGCTATGGGAAGAAAAGGCCAAAAGTGGTCTTTTAAAAAATGATTCAGTCCTGTCTTCTTCATTAAACAAGATGCGCACTGCTTTATATACTCCGTATACAGGTACAGGAGCAAATACTGATTATAACCAATTAGCGGAAATCGGTATAAAGACATCCAATTATCGAGATAATGGAAAACTAATAATTGATGAAACAAAGCTAAGGGAAGCCATTACAAATGATCCAAACGCAGTGTTTCAAATGTTTAGTGGTGCGACTCGTATTACAACAACCGCAGCAGATGGTACAACAACTACAAAAGATAGTACTGTACAGTCCGAACTAGGACTAACAAAGCGACTTCGAAATATTATCAATGATACAGTTGCTGGTATTGAAAAAAAGGCTGGAAAACTTACTTCAACAAACCAACAGTTTTCAATCGGACGTAATATTGTTGATTTAGATTCCCAAATAAGTCGTTTCCAAGATCGTCTAACTCAAATAGAAAACAGATACTGGAATCAATTTACTGCAATGGAACAAGCGATTCAAAAGGCAAATTCTCAATCAAACTACTTAATGCAACAATTCGCTTAA
- a CDS encoding flagellar protein FliT produces the protein MSSVLEIYKITEQLFKLVEKPVNSDDRENLIEKLTSLLEERELIIKENIRPKDDQEKQLGEQIILWNKTIEARLAQLKSQIQQDMMNLKKAKVTNRQYADPYQDVSVSDGMFYDKRR, from the coding sequence GTGAGCTCCGTTCTTGAAATATACAAAATTACTGAACAGCTATTTAAGTTAGTTGAAAAACCAGTTAATTCAGATGACAGAGAAAATTTAATAGAGAAACTTACATCCTTGCTTGAAGAACGTGAACTCATCATAAAAGAAAATATAAGACCTAAAGATGATCAAGAAAAACAACTAGGTGAACAAATTATTTTATGGAATAAAACCATAGAAGCAAGATTAGCTCAGCTGAAATCACAAATCCAACAAGATATGATGAATCTAAAAAAAGCAAAAGTAACAAATAGACAATATGCTGATCCATATCAGGATGTATCAGTATCCGATGGTATGTTTTATGATAAGAGAAGATAA